The following proteins come from a genomic window of Brevibacillus antibioticus:
- a CDS encoding O-antigen ligase family protein, giving the protein MMIKEKLSPDKVLLFLYVVLKPFYFFPSGNPQIADFIMLILIAYSFLFRLSRINRRLGFFLFLTLLFLYDIMMVNGIWAIALGGEMDVFSSTKWYMYNGAVMLALVFLFRRNAQEYVKWVFLATSTSLLIQAFILVSGLSPDSDEFRQSLFFNNPNQLGYFGLLCMGICLLCARFVSVKTIPLFIAIGTAFSIIAASLSKAAIISAVGMYLVFLLLSIKERTGLFWMNLLCVLVSSFAVFFIYLYTNENVLSDASIYTQIEERMVTLGEDSDDNLAARGYDRIANHPEYILFGAGEGMYERFNSSISLELHSTLANLFFSYGVTGTVLFILVMVGAVRGHRLVAWYPLVFQILYGLTHNGIRETFFWIMLALYFVTAEINTRQIKNGGDLLEKNLASMRN; this is encoded by the coding sequence ATGATGATCAAGGAAAAGCTCTCACCAGACAAGGTCCTTCTTTTTCTATACGTGGTGCTTAAGCCCTTCTACTTCTTCCCAAGTGGCAATCCGCAAATCGCCGATTTTATTATGCTCATCTTGATCGCCTACAGCTTCTTGTTTCGCCTGAGTCGCATCAACCGCAGACTCGGATTTTTTCTCTTCCTTACCCTTCTGTTTTTGTACGACATTATGATGGTGAATGGTATATGGGCGATTGCACTCGGCGGGGAAATGGATGTATTCAGCTCGACCAAGTGGTACATGTACAACGGAGCCGTGATGCTTGCCCTGGTTTTTTTGTTCAGGCGCAACGCACAAGAGTACGTCAAATGGGTCTTCCTGGCTACGTCCACTTCTTTACTCATTCAGGCATTCATTCTCGTGTCAGGACTGTCACCGGATAGCGACGAGTTCAGGCAATCGTTGTTCTTCAACAATCCGAACCAGCTCGGCTATTTTGGGCTTTTGTGCATGGGGATATGCCTGCTGTGTGCTCGCTTCGTATCTGTGAAGACCATTCCTCTCTTTATTGCGATCGGCACGGCGTTTAGCATCATTGCAGCATCCCTGTCGAAAGCAGCGATCATTAGTGCCGTAGGGATGTACCTCGTCTTTTTGCTCCTCTCCATCAAAGAACGAACGGGCTTGTTTTGGATGAATCTGCTTTGCGTGCTCGTCTCGTCCTTCGCTGTCTTCTTTATCTATTTGTACACGAACGAAAACGTGCTGAGCGACGCCTCTATTTACACACAAATCGAAGAACGAATGGTAACACTCGGTGAAGATTCGGATGACAATTTGGCAGCGCGGGGCTATGACCGGATTGCCAACCATCCGGAGTACATTTTGTTCGGAGCAGGGGAAGGGATGTACGAGCGATTTAACAGCAGTATTTCATTGGAACTCCATTCTACCTTAGCTAATCTGTTCTTTTCCTACGGCGTAACAGGGACGGTGTTGTTCATTCTCGTGATGGTGGGGGCGGTCCGTGGGCATCGATTGGTTGCTTGGTATCCACTTGTCTTCCAAATTTTGTACGGACTCACCCATAACGGAATTCGCGAAACGTTTTTCTGGATCATGCTCGCGCTGTATTTCGTGACAGCCGAAATCAATACGCGTCAGATCAAAAATGGCGGTGATCTGCTTGAAAAAAATCTTGCAAGTATGCGCAATTGA
- a CDS encoding glycosyltransferase family 4 protein, producing the protein MICLKKILQVCAIDRSVESLLFPLIEKLMGEGYEVHTACSDTGRFDVLTAKGLTLRSIPIKRKIDPISNLVTIGALYRLMKREKYDVVHVHTPIAAVLGRVAARLAGVPYVIYTAHGYFFHEGMSKSTYQMYYTLEKWFARHMTDYLLLQSREDYELSVQDGFSSQTERILHIGNGVDLTERFHPRHLTREKVQAIKSSLGLRDDDVVITYVGRMVSEKGIFELLEAFRKLAGEFPRLRLLLVGDVSSSERDQRGQDFVRLCRQHPQIILAGFRTDIPELMVASDIFVLPSHREGLPRSIIEAMAMAKPIVATNIRGCREEVRDGVNGFLVEPKQVCPLYAALKKLVVDSRLREAFGQNSRSIALEHFDERTVLAKQAALFAQLTSNCEKKESRRKEAAEKIGQDGSIRHFPRL; encoded by the coding sequence GTGATCTGCTTGAAAAAAATCTTGCAAGTATGCGCAATTGACCGCTCTGTAGAAAGCTTGCTGTTTCCCCTGATTGAAAAGCTGATGGGTGAAGGCTACGAGGTGCATACCGCGTGTTCGGATACGGGGCGTTTTGATGTGCTAACAGCAAAGGGATTGACGCTCAGAAGTATCCCTATTAAGCGAAAGATCGACCCGATTTCTAATTTGGTGACGATCGGAGCATTGTATCGGTTGATGAAAAGGGAGAAGTATGATGTCGTGCATGTCCATACGCCGATTGCCGCTGTTCTCGGACGCGTGGCAGCAAGGCTGGCAGGAGTGCCATATGTCATTTACACAGCGCATGGCTATTTCTTTCATGAGGGCATGAGTAAAAGTACGTATCAGATGTACTACACGCTGGAAAAATGGTTTGCCCGGCATATGACAGACTATCTTTTGCTTCAAAGTCGAGAGGATTACGAATTGAGCGTGCAGGATGGCTTCTCCTCTCAGACGGAGCGGATTTTGCACATTGGCAACGGCGTTGATCTCACAGAACGCTTTCACCCGCGACACCTTACGAGAGAGAAGGTCCAGGCCATCAAGTCCTCACTGGGCCTGAGGGATGATGATGTAGTGATCACCTATGTAGGACGTATGGTCTCGGAGAAAGGAATTTTTGAACTGTTGGAAGCTTTTCGCAAGCTGGCGGGTGAATTTCCGCGCCTGCGCCTCTTGCTGGTGGGGGACGTGTCTTCCAGTGAACGCGATCAGCGAGGTCAAGACTTCGTGAGGCTTTGCCGACAGCATCCGCAAATCATTTTGGCTGGATTTCGCACAGACATCCCGGAGCTGATGGTTGCCAGCGATATTTTTGTTCTTCCCTCTCACCGCGAAGGGCTTCCTCGTTCCATCATTGAGGCGATGGCGATGGCGAAACCGATCGTCGCCACGAATATCCGTGGATGTCGGGAAGAAGTCAGGGACGGTGTCAACGGATTTTTAGTAGAACCGAAACAGGTATGTCCCTTGTATGCAGCCTTAAAAAAGCTCGTAGTTGATTCCAGACTCAGAGAAGCCTTCGGGCAGAACAGCCGCAGCATCGCGCTTGAGCACTTCGATGAGCGCACGGTCCTTGCGAAGCAGGCAGCGTTATTTGCCCAATTGACTAGCAACTGCGAGAAGAAAGAGAGCAGGAGAAAGGAGGCAGCGGAGAAGATTGGACAAGACGGGAGCATTCGTCATTTCCCTAGACTTTGA
- a CDS encoding polysaccharide deacetylase family protein has protein sequence MDKTGAFVISLDFELYWGVRDKRTIQSYQQNLLGVRQVIPALLELFAKYEMHVTWATVGFLFCESRKELASVVPRHLPAYSNEKLSPYPYMDTDAVGEHEQVDPYHFAPSLIKLISTYPHQFIGSHTLSHYYCLEPGQTPEAFAADLDSFHRLTRKKGYSPSSIVFPRNQVQSAYLSLCKKKGFRSYRGNEQSWMYHTRGAAEETLFKRAMRLMDAYVNLSGHNNYVSLQRSPEGMVDVPSSRFLRPYHPRLQRLEKWRMKRIKCDLTHTAEHNRLYHLWWHPENFGSHMEENLSFLEEILQHYSMLRERYGMQSLSMEEAAAKWNHQEVRHEVLV, from the coding sequence TTGGACAAGACGGGAGCATTCGTCATTTCCCTAGACTTTGAACTTTACTGGGGCGTCCGAGACAAGAGAACCATTCAGTCCTATCAGCAAAATTTGTTAGGTGTTCGTCAAGTGATCCCCGCACTTTTGGAGTTGTTTGCCAAGTATGAAATGCACGTCACCTGGGCTACTGTCGGTTTTTTGTTTTGCGAGTCTCGCAAGGAGCTGGCAAGTGTCGTCCCACGGCATCTTCCGGCGTATTCCAATGAAAAGCTGTCACCCTATCCCTATATGGATACAGATGCAGTTGGAGAGCATGAGCAGGTCGATCCGTATCACTTTGCTCCCTCTTTGATCAAGCTGATATCCACTTACCCACATCAATTCATCGGAAGCCACACCCTTTCCCACTACTATTGTCTAGAGCCGGGACAGACTCCCGAAGCTTTTGCTGCTGACCTTGATTCTTTTCATAGATTAACTCGCAAAAAAGGATACTCCCCTTCCAGCATTGTTTTTCCGCGAAATCAGGTGCAGTCTGCGTATTTATCATTGTGCAAGAAAAAGGGGTTTCGTTCCTATCGCGGCAATGAGCAGTCTTGGATGTACCACACAAGAGGAGCTGCCGAAGAGACATTGTTCAAAAGAGCTATGCGACTGATGGATGCGTATGTGAATCTCTCTGGCCATAACAACTATGTTTCATTGCAGCGTAGTCCAGAGGGAATGGTCGATGTTCCATCCAGCCGGTTTTTGCGTCCTTATCATCCTCGGCTACAGAGGTTGGAAAAATGGCGCATGAAAAGAATCAAATGCGACCTGACTCATACGGCCGAGCACAATCGTTTGTACCATCTATGGTGGCATCCGGAGAACTTCGGGAGCCACATGGAAGAGAATCTCTCCTTTTTGGAGGAAATCCTCCAGCATTATTCCATGTTACGCGAGAGGTACGGCATGCAGAGCCTCAGTATGGAGGAAGCGGCGGCGAAGTGGAATCATCAGGAGGTGCGGCATGAAGTGCTTGTTTGA
- a CDS encoding sugar transferase produces the protein MKCLFDRCVSFLMLVILSPLILLVSLLIRWKLGSPVLFVQERPGLHGKSFFIYKFRTMTNERDESGVLLSDEQRLGSFGTLLRKYSLDELPQLWNVLRGEMSLVGPRPLLMEYLPLYTPRQLKRHDVKPGITGWAQVNGRNAIDWEQKFELDVWYVENGSFFLDMRIIGLTIKRVFQSTGINQQGSVTVEDFRGSENTERAGREACEPDCTVGTG, from the coding sequence ATGAAGTGCTTGTTTGATCGTTGCGTATCCTTCCTGATGCTCGTCATACTGTCCCCGCTGATCTTGCTGGTGAGTCTGCTCATCCGCTGGAAGCTGGGGTCTCCGGTTTTGTTTGTACAAGAGCGACCAGGTTTGCATGGGAAATCGTTTTTCATTTACAAATTTCGCACGATGACCAATGAGCGTGATGAGAGTGGAGTGCTTCTCTCTGATGAGCAGAGACTGGGTTCATTCGGAACGCTTTTGCGAAAGTATAGCTTGGATGAACTGCCGCAATTATGGAATGTGCTCCGTGGTGAAATGAGTCTCGTAGGACCGAGACCGCTGCTGATGGAGTACCTGCCGCTGTACACGCCGCGGCAGTTGAAGCGACACGATGTAAAGCCGGGGATTACAGGCTGGGCGCAGGTCAATGGGAGAAATGCAATTGACTGGGAGCAAAAGTTCGAGCTGGACGTCTGGTATGTAGAAAATGGCAGCTTTTTTCTGGATATGCGGATTATCGGTCTGACGATCAAGCGTGTTTTTCAATCGACAGGCATAAATCAACAGGGCAGCGTCACGGTAGAAGACTTCAGAGGGAGTGAAAACACAGAGCGCGCTGGGAGGGAAGCATGTGAGCCTGATTGTACTGTCGGAACAGGATGA
- a CDS encoding GNAT family N-acetyltransferase encodes MSLIVLSEQDDWTEYLRRFLKLDVSYTKEFVQLYAKMEQGTPEAVFFKSGENEVFYPYLVRRLDGAIPGYADLVSIGYGGPFVVGGQTAARLFQEQFHVYCRYKNYLTETVRFHPLLGNAELFADQMRLDLVRMVTAVDLRPTLAYIRAHYTQNVGRNMRKAVANDVRVTLGGIDRLHSFIQLHRETMDRNQAAAHYYYAPEFFGGLMKKTALCKPRLLLAMHEDRPVAGVLLLSGNQFAHYQLGASHTEDMALGVNHLLFDAMIQQAKLDGAELLLLGGGNLDGDGLFRFKSSFANGNHFPYWMGKKVHDEEVYLALCQKLQVDQAGEQDFFPAYRIGGTSK; translated from the coding sequence GTGAGCCTGATTGTACTGTCGGAACAGGATGATTGGACCGAATATTTGCGACGGTTTTTAAAGTTAGACGTGTCCTACACGAAAGAATTTGTGCAGCTATACGCCAAAATGGAGCAGGGCACGCCAGAGGCTGTTTTTTTCAAGAGTGGGGAGAACGAGGTTTTCTACCCGTATTTGGTCAGACGTCTGGATGGGGCGATTCCCGGCTATGCTGATTTGGTTTCGATTGGATACGGAGGGCCATTTGTCGTGGGAGGACAGACGGCTGCCCGATTGTTCCAGGAGCAATTCCACGTCTACTGTCGGTACAAAAACTATCTGACAGAAACGGTTCGCTTTCATCCGTTGCTGGGGAATGCGGAGCTGTTCGCGGATCAAATGCGACTGGATCTGGTGAGGATGGTAACGGCAGTCGATTTGCGCCCCACACTTGCCTATATTCGTGCCCACTATACGCAAAACGTCGGACGAAATATGAGGAAGGCCGTGGCAAACGACGTTCGGGTTACATTGGGCGGAATCGATCGGCTGCATTCTTTTATCCAGTTGCATCGGGAAACGATGGACCGTAATCAAGCTGCGGCGCACTACTACTATGCTCCGGAATTTTTTGGAGGACTTATGAAAAAAACAGCGCTGTGCAAGCCGCGACTTCTGCTTGCCATGCATGAGGATCGGCCGGTGGCGGGAGTGCTTTTGCTCAGTGGAAATCAATTCGCCCATTATCAGCTAGGGGCATCCCATACGGAAGACATGGCGCTTGGCGTCAACCACCTCCTCTTCGACGCCATGATCCAGCAGGCAAAGCTGGATGGAGCAGAACTGCTTCTCCTTGGAGGAGGAAATCTGGATGGAGATGGCTTGTTCCGTTTCAAGTCCTCGTTTGCAAACGGCAATCATTTTCCTTACTGGATGGGTAAGAAAGTTCACGATGAGGAAGTGTATCTGGCTTTGTGCCAAAAACTACAGGTCGATCAGGCTGGCGAGCAAGATTTTTTTCCGGCCTATCGCATTGGGGGGACGTCCAAATGA
- a CDS encoding DegT/DnrJ/EryC1/StrS family aminotransferase, producing MSAQQRIFLSPPHMGEDERDLVADAFASNWIAPLGEHVDAFEREIARYVGVKAALAVSSGTAAIHLGLRLAGVASGDTVFCSSLTFVASANPILYQGATPVFIDSEEESWNMSPQALERALREAAGADKLPKAVVIVNLYGQSADMGPLMALCEQYGVHVVEDAAESLGAVYKGRMSGAFGHVGTFSFNGNKIMTTSGGGMLVSDDVETIEKARFWSTQAKEPARHYQHEEMGYNYRLSNVLAAIGRGQLRVLEERIEARRGVFKRYEQALGQLPGISFMPEPATGRSTRWLTVMTLNPADTTVSAAQLIHSLGKENIEARPVWKPMHLQPLFAQCQYYPHQPDESVSDRLFAQGVCLPSGSSLTTEQQERVIGVITNCLLNQEQGVRHV from the coding sequence ATGAGTGCACAGCAGCGGATCTTTTTATCACCGCCACATATGGGGGAGGATGAGCGTGACTTGGTGGCAGACGCCTTTGCCTCCAATTGGATCGCACCATTGGGGGAACACGTCGATGCTTTTGAGCGAGAAATCGCCCGGTATGTGGGCGTAAAAGCTGCACTGGCTGTGTCCTCTGGTACGGCTGCTATCCATCTCGGGCTTAGGTTAGCGGGCGTCGCTTCGGGTGATACGGTGTTCTGCTCCAGCCTCACCTTTGTTGCCAGTGCCAATCCGATTCTGTACCAGGGAGCAACTCCCGTATTCATTGATTCCGAGGAAGAGTCATGGAACATGTCTCCGCAGGCATTAGAGCGAGCCTTGCGGGAAGCGGCAGGAGCGGACAAGTTGCCCAAGGCGGTAGTCATCGTTAATTTATATGGGCAGAGCGCAGATATGGGGCCGTTGATGGCGCTTTGTGAGCAATATGGGGTGCACGTGGTGGAAGATGCGGCAGAATCGCTAGGGGCTGTATATAAGGGGAGAATGAGCGGTGCTTTTGGTCATGTTGGGACCTTTTCATTTAATGGCAATAAAATCATGACGACTTCTGGTGGTGGAATGCTCGTCTCCGATGACGTTGAGACGATCGAAAAGGCGCGCTTCTGGTCGACGCAGGCGAAGGAGCCAGCAAGGCATTACCAGCACGAAGAGATGGGCTACAACTATCGGTTGAGCAACGTACTGGCCGCAATTGGCCGGGGGCAGCTGCGCGTTTTGGAGGAGCGAATCGAGGCCAGACGAGGGGTTTTCAAGCGTTATGAACAAGCCCTCGGACAATTGCCTGGTATTTCGTTCATGCCCGAGCCAGCGACAGGGCGATCCACACGATGGCTGACGGTGATGACACTGAATCCAGCAGACACAACGGTCTCTGCTGCCCAATTGATTCATTCACTGGGCAAAGAAAATATCGAAGCCCGTCCCGTGTGGAAGCCGATGCATCTGCAACCGTTGTTCGCACAGTGCCAATACTATCCGCACCAACCTGATGAGAGTGTATCCGATCGGCTATTTGCCCAAGGTGTTTGCTTGCCGTCCGGTTCCAGCTTGACCACTGAACAACAGGAGCGAGTCATCGGTGTGATCACGAACTGCCTCCTGAACCAGGAACAGGGGGTGCGCCATGTATAG
- a CDS encoding diaminopimelate decarboxylase, whose product MYSYEQLEKWRSLCSSSFYVLDTVKLSENYRRFQRAFTRRYEHVVVAYSYKTNYLPFLCQKLHQLGAHAEVVSRLEYELARKLGVDPASIIFNGPLKTEEDIHLALEQGSLINLDSFSEIPWVVAYAKQYPEQTFRIGLRINVDLARGGVSPLQNGYEVSRFGFCVENGNFEKALSQLAVASNVHVVGLHGHFSTNRSVGVYRQITRHLCRLGKQHLGERLAFIDMGGGFYGELPASFGMTAAPTFEEYAEVITSVMKEELAELDHAPVLILEPGISLVADAVDFVCQVIDVKENRGERFVLVDGSIHNIKPTMHARTLPARLVCNRKPVPEASYHVVGYTCMEKDYLLQGYTGPLPDIGDYFVFGHVGAYTLVFNPPFIRERPPVLAIDGKEAVIVRGKETLQQFIPESVYRFHVDKQGVVN is encoded by the coding sequence ATGTATAGTTATGAGCAGCTAGAAAAATGGCGCAGTCTCTGCTCGTCTTCTTTTTACGTACTCGATACAGTGAAGCTCTCCGAGAACTATCGTCGTTTCCAACGAGCTTTTACTCGACGCTATGAGCATGTAGTCGTCGCGTATTCCTATAAGACTAATTACTTGCCGTTTCTATGCCAAAAGCTGCATCAGTTAGGGGCGCATGCGGAAGTCGTCTCTCGATTGGAGTACGAATTGGCACGGAAGCTCGGCGTCGATCCTGCGTCCATCATTTTTAACGGTCCGCTCAAAACGGAAGAGGACATTCATCTTGCCTTGGAGCAGGGGAGCCTGATCAATCTGGATTCCTTTTCAGAAATCCCGTGGGTGGTGGCCTACGCCAAGCAGTATCCCGAGCAGACGTTTCGGATCGGGCTGCGGATTAATGTGGATTTGGCCAGGGGAGGAGTGAGTCCTCTGCAAAATGGGTACGAGGTCAGCCGATTTGGTTTTTGCGTCGAAAACGGCAATTTTGAAAAAGCCCTGAGCCAATTGGCTGTCGCCTCGAATGTGCATGTAGTCGGGTTGCATGGACACTTTTCCACCAATCGCAGTGTGGGTGTGTATCGCCAAATTACGCGCCATCTATGCCGTTTGGGGAAACAGCATTTGGGAGAGCGGCTTGCTTTTATCGATATGGGAGGCGGATTCTATGGCGAGCTCCCAGCCTCGTTCGGGATGACGGCTGCACCAACCTTTGAGGAGTACGCCGAAGTGATTACGTCAGTCATGAAGGAGGAGTTGGCAGAGCTGGATCATGCGCCAGTGCTGATTCTGGAGCCAGGTATTTCACTTGTGGCAGATGCTGTTGATTTCGTTTGCCAAGTCATCGATGTAAAAGAAAACAGAGGAGAGCGGTTTGTTCTCGTGGATGGCAGCATTCACAATATCAAGCCGACGATGCACGCGCGCACATTGCCAGCCCGGCTTGTGTGCAACCGCAAACCAGTTCCCGAAGCGAGCTATCATGTCGTCGGGTATACGTGCATGGAAAAAGATTATCTGCTTCAAGGCTATACGGGGCCTTTGCCTGATATCGGGGATTATTTTGTCTTCGGACACGTAGGGGCGTATACGCTTGTCTTTAATCCACCTTTTATTCGGGAGAGGCCACCGGTTCTCGCCATTGATGGAAAAGAAGCAGTCATTGTCAGGGGAAAAGAGACTCTCCAACAATTCATTCCCGAATCGGTTTATCGTTTTCACGTTGACAAGCAGGGGGTAGTGAACTGA
- a CDS encoding ATP-grasp domain-containing protein, which yields MNVLVTSVGRRVKLLHYFVREWGDTGKIIAVDCDPTAPALYAAHHHEQVPRIDDPGYLDALLHICQRYEIKAILSLIDPELTLLAAHADRFYMQGIEVIVSSRDVIQMCLDKRATYDFLSAHQIPAIPTFTKMDEVQAALFAGQITYPLIVKPRYGSASLGITRVENDQEWSMLMGKTEDVVIQPFIQAEEYGVDGYVDLISGQLVTLFARKKLRMRAGETDRSLAVKDPRLLSLAKELIRVLDPRGPIDIDCFLVGDQYVVSEINPRFGGGYPHAHESGVNSVRALLQNIKGLVNVPKVGEYKEGSILMKYDEVMLLE from the coding sequence ATGAACGTACTTGTGACCAGTGTAGGCAGACGAGTCAAGCTGCTCCACTATTTTGTACGCGAATGGGGTGACACTGGCAAAATCATAGCAGTCGACTGCGATCCGACGGCCCCGGCCTTGTACGCTGCCCATCATCACGAGCAGGTGCCGCGTATCGATGATCCTGGTTATCTGGATGCCCTGCTGCACATTTGCCAACGATACGAGATCAAGGCAATCCTCTCTTTAATAGACCCTGAGCTGACGTTGCTGGCTGCGCATGCAGATCGCTTCTACATGCAGGGCATCGAGGTGATCGTGTCCAGCCGGGATGTAATTCAGATGTGCTTGGATAAGAGGGCAACGTATGATTTTTTGTCCGCGCACCAGATTCCCGCCATTCCCACCTTTACAAAGATGGACGAGGTACAAGCAGCGCTTTTTGCAGGGCAGATTACGTATCCATTGATCGTCAAGCCACGGTATGGAAGTGCCAGTTTGGGCATCACACGTGTGGAGAATGATCAGGAATGGTCCATGCTCATGGGAAAAACGGAGGATGTCGTCATTCAACCCTTCATACAGGCAGAGGAATACGGAGTGGATGGCTATGTGGATCTGATCTCGGGGCAGCTAGTGACACTTTTCGCCCGCAAAAAGCTGCGGATGCGGGCAGGGGAGACGGATCGCTCCCTCGCGGTAAAAGATCCGCGTTTGCTATCACTAGCGAAGGAACTCATTCGTGTCCTAGATCCGCGTGGGCCCATTGACATCGATTGTTTTTTGGTGGGAGATCAGTACGTTGTTTCGGAGATCAATCCCCGTTTTGGCGGAGGGTATCCGCATGCTCACGAAAGCGGGGTGAACAGCGTCCGTGCGCTTCTCCAAAACATAAAGGGTCTGGTGAATGTACCAAAAGTGGGGGAGTACAAGGAAGGAAGCATTCTGATGAAATACGATGAGGTCATGCTGTTGGAGTGA
- a CDS encoding putative RNA methyltransferase — translation MSTTISQHVGIFRCPFCQATMRNVPATSLVCNNHHCFDLSKHGYVHLATRTYKTKYDKQLFAARRTIMEQGFFDPLYDVLSEVILHTAEPEESQIYVLDAGCGEGYHLSQVRQRVMQTSEVPFIGVGVDLAKEGVMLAAKSDPEVVWCVGDLTKAPFADRQFPYIFNLLSPSNTDEFHRLLADEGRIIKVIPEANYLRELREVLYQETPKTKYANHRTIDHFKTSFQLVGKERVQYQFRLDEGSLASLLQMTPLAWGATPEQLEQVSDLVGVDLTIDLVVLIGRK, via the coding sequence ATGTCTACAACTATCTCCCAGCATGTGGGGATTTTTCGTTGTCCATTTTGCCAAGCAACTATGCGCAACGTACCTGCAACTAGTTTGGTATGCAACAATCATCATTGCTTTGATTTATCCAAGCACGGCTACGTTCACTTGGCTACGCGAACCTACAAAACAAAGTATGACAAGCAATTGTTTGCAGCGAGAAGGACCATAATGGAGCAAGGGTTTTTTGATCCATTGTATGATGTGTTGAGTGAAGTCATCCTGCATACGGCAGAACCTGAGGAAAGCCAGATATACGTACTGGATGCAGGATGTGGCGAAGGCTATCATTTGTCGCAGGTTCGGCAAAGAGTGATGCAAACAAGCGAAGTCCCCTTTATCGGAGTGGGTGTCGATCTCGCCAAAGAGGGAGTTATGCTCGCGGCGAAGAGCGATCCAGAAGTAGTTTGGTGCGTCGGGGATTTGACGAAGGCACCGTTTGCGGATAGACAGTTTCCTTACATTTTTAATCTCTTATCTCCATCCAATACGGATGAGTTTCATAGACTTCTGGCTGATGAAGGACGGATAATCAAAGTCATTCCAGAGGCGAACTATTTGCGAGAGCTACGGGAAGTCTTGTATCAAGAGACGCCCAAAACAAAATATGCGAATCATCGTACAATCGACCACTTCAAAACCAGCTTCCAGCTAGTCGGCAAGGAGCGGGTTCAGTATCAGTTCCGACTGGATGAAGGGAGTCTTGCTTCCCTGCTCCAGATGACTCCGTTGGCATGGGGAGCGACACCTGAGCAGTTGGAACAAGTGTCTGACTTGGTAGGAGTGGACTTGACGATCGACTTGGTTGTGTTGATTGGCAGGAAATAA
- a CDS encoding RNA polymerase sigma factor: MGADQDKASFLRVKPFLADIQKHCLSLTKNDWDAEDLLQETLTKVYRSLQQAPDRELTKAFLRQIATNAWIDHCRKGKANEHSTLFDEAIYLHQSSLSDAFVQREVFEQLADRLNARQMVLILMMDIFSFTAQETATLLHMTVGAVKEGVKRARQRLFVLAERSRQDEGLSNKKKFDKAGHRDSSGFVSKEGFEQFLTAFRAGDAYAICQTYLRLAKQGVSVEKVSGAGDRLFFAVRDPDGHLLHFFQKW, translated from the coding sequence ATGGGGGCTGATCAGGATAAGGCTTCCTTTTTGCGCGTAAAACCTTTTCTAGCGGATATCCAAAAGCATTGCTTGTCCCTCACGAAAAACGACTGGGATGCGGAAGATCTCCTCCAGGAAACATTGACGAAGGTGTACCGTTCCTTGCAGCAGGCTCCAGACAGAGAACTAACCAAGGCATTTTTGAGGCAAATTGCTACGAATGCCTGGATTGATCATTGCAGGAAGGGAAAGGCGAATGAGCATTCCACCCTGTTTGATGAAGCGATCTATTTGCACCAGTCCAGTTTATCCGATGCGTTTGTGCAAAGAGAGGTGTTCGAGCAACTGGCTGATCGTCTAAATGCCAGACAGATGGTGCTGATTCTCATGATGGACATTTTTTCGTTTACGGCGCAGGAAACAGCCACATTGCTGCATATGACCGTAGGGGCAGTGAAGGAAGGGGTGAAGAGGGCACGTCAGCGATTGTTCGTCTTGGCAGAGCGATCCAGGCAGGATGAAGGCCTGTCTAACAAAAAGAAATTCGACAAAGCTGGACATCGTGATTCGTCCGGATTTGTATCAAAAGAAGGGTTCGAGCAATTTTTGACTGCCTTTCGTGCAGGAGATGCCTATGCGATTTGTCAAACGTATCTGCGCCTCGCCAAACAGGGCGTGAGCGTGGAAAAGGTTTCGGGAGCGGGCGATCGCCTTTTCTTTGCTGTTCGTGACCCGGATGGACATTTGCTGCATTTTTTTCAAAAATGGTAG
- a CDS encoding VOC family protein codes for MSIHVRNFAVVQLPVKNLEVSIKWYRDVLGIPFTFEFSPGDNEAWLNVGGVGLGLIRCPEVPRLDFTDMAGQAQPIISLQVDQIHEVYEELKSKGIEVSEMTYKRGGGYSFRFRDPDGHLNHLWGGWPSAEDEERNT; via the coding sequence ATGAGTATCCATGTGCGTAATTTTGCGGTTGTACAGCTGCCAGTCAAAAACTTGGAGGTATCCATAAAGTGGTACCGTGATGTGCTCGGCATTCCGTTTACCTTCGAATTTTCTCCTGGAGACAATGAGGCGTGGTTGAACGTAGGCGGAGTAGGTCTCGGGCTTATTCGTTGTCCGGAAGTTCCTCGTTTGGACTTTACCGATATGGCAGGACAGGCCCAGCCGATCATCTCCTTGCAGGTAGACCAAATCCATGAGGTTTATGAGGAGCTGAAAAGCAAAGGAATCGAAGTAAGTGAAATGACGTACAAACGAGGCGGAGGCTACAGCTTTCGATTTCGTGATCCAGATGGGCACTTAAATCACCTATGGGGTGGATGGCCTTCTGCTGAGGATGAGGAGAGAAACACATAG